One Magnetovibrio sp. PR-2 genomic region harbors:
- a CDS encoding FliG C-terminal domain-containing protein has protein sequence MNTNDAYIAQMAMAEGLAMNIRRMRGEDVESSVEKGQIKSILDGLGNYPPQYGQWLAFHYPECLIVKFPLLMAKGDYSLEQVINAVRAFQHINRAFSDYWEDMYADYGDSASLLVRIAWWSPQDLRFLSEKDTRLWLSELSEDDIGALWSVCDTELCTRLQQNGFSPSGQDALRSDKPASTQGMVVLERVLARVIAGVERGEMSMPLKSFSDLPIPCLERALTNELAFTSHPNDTLKETCHRFLFEAPDEFDDDFMVEVAKSLSGPTSDNKHVFRRMLPSARERVMFWVMSLGYSKYRNADPARQEYAESLRKSFYLPEPEGGFNQNDDDPEPGITSEQRNAGGQLREIIANIKNILSKPSADNINFLEKPPHDPLFEFVHENMRKAISDLSDQGREALLEALKQRDEIMYRDARNSWYDFEALNCMPYLDVQVLLRHLDKETLAYALKGAPFDVYNLFMENISERAAEFLVEDMEAMGPVREAKVNDAQQSIMKTVRDLERSGEISRL, from the coding sequence ATGAACACAAATGACGCTTATATTGCCCAGATGGCCATGGCCGAGGGTTTGGCCATGAATATACGACGGATGCGTGGGGAAGATGTTGAGAGCAGCGTAGAGAAGGGCCAAATTAAGTCCATCCTCGACGGCTTAGGAAATTATCCACCACAATACGGTCAATGGTTGGCTTTTCACTATCCTGAATGTTTGATAGTGAAATTCCCTCTGTTGATGGCAAAGGGGGACTACAGCCTGGAACAAGTCATCAACGCTGTGCGGGCATTTCAGCACATTAACCGCGCCTTTTCTGATTATTGGGAGGACATGTACGCGGATTACGGGGATAGTGCATCATTGTTGGTACGTATAGCGTGGTGGTCGCCGCAAGATTTACGTTTTTTATCTGAGAAAGATACTCGCCTGTGGCTTTCCGAATTATCTGAAGACGATATTGGGGCTTTGTGGAGCGTGTGTGACACCGAATTGTGTACACGTCTGCAGCAAAATGGCTTCTCCCCTTCTGGGCAAGACGCATTGAGATCCGACAAGCCTGCCTCGACGCAGGGAATGGTCGTTTTGGAACGTGTTCTTGCCCGCGTGATTGCCGGTGTTGAGCGGGGAGAGATGTCTATGCCGCTAAAATCGTTTTCAGACTTGCCTATCCCGTGTTTGGAAAGGGCGCTTACAAATGAGTTGGCATTTACAAGCCATCCGAATGACACTCTGAAAGAGACGTGTCACCGTTTCTTGTTTGAAGCACCGGACGAGTTCGATGACGATTTCATGGTTGAAGTCGCTAAATCTTTGTCTGGTCCGACTTCTGACAACAAACATGTATTTCGCCGAATGCTTCCCTCAGCCCGCGAACGGGTGATGTTTTGGGTAATGTCCCTGGGCTATTCAAAGTACCGGAACGCAGATCCTGCTCGTCAGGAGTATGCCGAGAGTTTGCGAAAAAGTTTTTACCTGCCAGAGCCAGAGGGTGGCTTCAACCAAAATGATGATGACCCCGAACCCGGCATCACATCCGAACAACGCAATGCAGGTGGGCAGCTCCGTGAAATCATCGCCAACATAAAAAACATACTTTCAAAGCCTTCCGCAGATAACATCAATTTTCTAGAAAAGCCTCCGCACGACCCTTTGTTCGAATTTGTTCATGAAAATATGCGTAAGGCTATTTCTGACCTGTCCGACCAAGGACGTGAAGCTCTTCTTGAGGCGTTGAAGCAACGCGATGAGATTATGTATCGCGACGCGCGCAATTCCTGGTATGACTTTGAAGCATTGAACTGCATGCCTTATCTCGATGTGCAGGTTCTTCTGCGTCATCTGGATAAGGAAACCTTGGCCTATGCTCTCAAGGGTGCGCCATTTGATGTCTATAATTTGTTTATG